One genomic segment of Desmodus rotundus isolate HL8 chromosome 5, HLdesRot8A.1, whole genome shotgun sequence includes these proteins:
- the LOC112319927 gene encoding olfactory receptor 8J2 isoform X1, producing MAYAYRNKEQPCVALPSVILQKRKYIAARKSMAPGNLSQVTEFILMGISDRPELQIPLFFVFLVIYGLTVAGNLGIITLTSVDSQLQTPMYFFLRQLAVVNLGNSTVIAPKMLVNFLVSKKTISYYGCAVQLGGFVHFIVAEVFTLAAMAYDRYVAVCDPLHYMVVVSPQICLLLVFLIHFYSLTIALTMSSSVFSVSYCSSNVINHFYCDNVPLLALSCSDTYVPETAAFSFSGINLIFSMIIVLISYFNIILAILRIHSSEGRHKAFSTCASHLMAVTVFYGTLLFMYLQPRTNHSLDTDKMASVFYTLMIPMLNPLIYSLRNKDVKDALKRFLHNPFQSLKLT from the exons ATGGCATATGCTTATCGAAATAAGGAACAGCCCTGTGTAGCTTTGCCTTCGGTTATATTGCAGAAGAGGAAATACATAGCAG CCAGAAAATCAATGGCACCAGGGAATCTCTCGCAGGTGACCGAGTTCATTCTCATGGGCATTTCAGACCGCCCGGAGCTCCAGATCCcactcttctttgttttcctggtcATCTATGGGCTGACCGTGGCAGGGAACCTGGGCATCATCACCCTCACCAGTGTTGACTCTCAACTTCAgacccccatgtacttcttcctccgGCAATTGGCTGTGGTCAATCTTGGCAACTCTACTGTCATTGCCCCTAAAATGCTGGTTAACTTCTTGGTTTCCAAGAAAACCATCTCCTACTATGGGTGTGCAGTGCAACTGGGTGGATTTGTACATTTTATCGTGGCTGAGGTTTTCACGCTTGCTGcaatggcctatgaccgctacgtGGCCGTGTGCGACCCCCTGCACTATATGGTGGTGGTGTCTCCACAGATCTGCCTTCTGCTGGTGTTCCTCATACACTTCTACAGCCTGACCATAGCATTGACTATGTCTTCCAGCGTGTTCTCTGTGTCCTACTGCTCCTCCAACGTGATCAACCATTTTTACTGTGATAATGTCCCTTTATTAGCATTGTCGTGTTCTGATACCTATGTTCCAGAAACTGCTGCTTTTTCCTTTTCGGGCATCAATTTGATTTTCTCAATGATTATTGTTCTGATATCCTACTTTAACATCATCCTTGCCATCTTGAGGATTCATTCCTCAGAAGGGCGACACAAAGCCTTTTCCACCTGTGCTTCTCACCTGATGGCCGTCACTGTGTTCTATGGGACTCTTCTCTTCATGTACTTGCAGCCAAGGACCAACCACTCCCTAGATACTGATAAAATGGCCTCAGTCTTCTATACCCTCATGATACCAATGCTGAATCCCCTCATTTATAGCCTAAGGAACAAGGATGTGAAGGATGCATTGAAGAGGTTCCTGCATAACCCATTTCAATCACTAAAACTAACATAA
- the LOC112319927 gene encoding olfactory receptor 8J2 isoform X2 has protein sequence MAPGNLSQVTEFILMGISDRPELQIPLFFVFLVIYGLTVAGNLGIITLTSVDSQLQTPMYFFLRQLAVVNLGNSTVIAPKMLVNFLVSKKTISYYGCAVQLGGFVHFIVAEVFTLAAMAYDRYVAVCDPLHYMVVVSPQICLLLVFLIHFYSLTIALTMSSSVFSVSYCSSNVINHFYCDNVPLLALSCSDTYVPETAAFSFSGINLIFSMIIVLISYFNIILAILRIHSSEGRHKAFSTCASHLMAVTVFYGTLLFMYLQPRTNHSLDTDKMASVFYTLMIPMLNPLIYSLRNKDVKDALKRFLHNPFQSLKLT, from the coding sequence ATGGCACCAGGGAATCTCTCGCAGGTGACCGAGTTCATTCTCATGGGCATTTCAGACCGCCCGGAGCTCCAGATCCcactcttctttgttttcctggtcATCTATGGGCTGACCGTGGCAGGGAACCTGGGCATCATCACCCTCACCAGTGTTGACTCTCAACTTCAgacccccatgtacttcttcctccgGCAATTGGCTGTGGTCAATCTTGGCAACTCTACTGTCATTGCCCCTAAAATGCTGGTTAACTTCTTGGTTTCCAAGAAAACCATCTCCTACTATGGGTGTGCAGTGCAACTGGGTGGATTTGTACATTTTATCGTGGCTGAGGTTTTCACGCTTGCTGcaatggcctatgaccgctacgtGGCCGTGTGCGACCCCCTGCACTATATGGTGGTGGTGTCTCCACAGATCTGCCTTCTGCTGGTGTTCCTCATACACTTCTACAGCCTGACCATAGCATTGACTATGTCTTCCAGCGTGTTCTCTGTGTCCTACTGCTCCTCCAACGTGATCAACCATTTTTACTGTGATAATGTCCCTTTATTAGCATTGTCGTGTTCTGATACCTATGTTCCAGAAACTGCTGCTTTTTCCTTTTCGGGCATCAATTTGATTTTCTCAATGATTATTGTTCTGATATCCTACTTTAACATCATCCTTGCCATCTTGAGGATTCATTCCTCAGAAGGGCGACACAAAGCCTTTTCCACCTGTGCTTCTCACCTGATGGCCGTCACTGTGTTCTATGGGACTCTTCTCTTCATGTACTTGCAGCCAAGGACCAACCACTCCCTAGATACTGATAAAATGGCCTCAGTCTTCTATACCCTCATGATACCAATGCTGAATCCCCTCATTTATAGCCTAAGGAACAAGGATGTGAAGGATGCATTGAAGAGGTTCCTGCATAACCCATTTCAATCACTAAAACTAACATAA